The Salmonella enterica subsp. houtenae serovar Houten genome has a segment encoding these proteins:
- the hisG gene encoding ATP phosphoribosyltransferase, whose translation MLDNTRLRIAMQKSGRLSDDSRELLARCGIKINLHTQRLIAMAENMPIDILRVRDDDIPGLVMDGVVDLGIIGENVLEEELLNRRAQGEDPRYFTLRRLDFGGCRLSLATPVDEAWDGPAALEGKRIATSYPHLLKRYLDQKGVSFKSCLLNGSVEVAPRAGLADAICDLVSTGATLEANGLREVEVIYRSKACLIQRDGEMTQSKQQLIDKLLTRIQGVIQARESKYIMMHAPSERLEEVIALLPGAERPTILPLAGEQQRVAMHMVSSETLFWETMEKLKALGASSILVLPIEKMME comes from the coding sequence ATGTTAGACAATACCCGCTTACGCATAGCCATGCAGAAATCAGGCCGTTTAAGCGATGATTCACGAGAATTGCTGGCTCGCTGCGGCATAAAAATTAATTTACACACTCAGCGCCTGATTGCGATGGCGGAGAATATGCCGATTGATATCCTGCGCGTGCGTGATGATGACATTCCGGGTCTGGTAATGGATGGCGTGGTCGATCTCGGCATTATCGGCGAGAACGTGCTGGAAGAGGAACTGCTCAACCGCCGCGCGCAGGGCGAAGATCCGCGCTACTTTACCCTGCGCCGTCTTGACTTCGGCGGTTGCCGCCTGTCGCTGGCGACGCCGGTTGACGAAGCCTGGGACGGCCCGGCGGCGCTGGAGGGTAAACGTATCGCCACCTCTTATCCGCACCTCCTCAAACGTTACCTCGACCAAAAAGGCGTCTCTTTTAAATCCTGTCTGTTAAATGGCTCTGTCGAAGTCGCGCCGCGCGCGGGACTGGCCGATGCTATCTGCGATTTAGTCTCTACCGGCGCGACGCTTGAAGCTAACGGCCTGCGTGAAGTCGAAGTTATCTATCGCTCTAAAGCTTGTCTTATCCAGCGCGACGGTGAAATGACGCAGAGCAAGCAACAGCTGATCGATAAATTGTTAACCCGTATTCAGGGCGTGATTCAGGCGCGCGAATCGAAATACATCATGATGCATGCGCCGAGCGAACGCCTGGAAGAGGTTATCGCCCTGTTGCCAGGTGCCGAGCGGCCGACGATTCTGCCGCTGGCGGGAGAGCAACAGCGTGTGGCGATGCACATGGTCAGCAGTGAAACTCTGTTCTGGGAAACCATGGAGAAACTAAAAGCGCTTGGCGCCAGCTCGATTCTGGTGCTGCCGATCGAGAAGATGATGGAGTAA
- the yeeZ gene encoding Nucleoside-diphosphate-sugar epimerase: MKKVAIVGLGWLGMPLAMSLAARGWQVTGSKTTLDGVEAARMSGIESYPLRLEPELVCEADDLDALLDVDALVITLPARRSGPGEDFYLQAMQELVDSALAYRIPRIIFTSSTSVYGDAQGVVKENTPRHPVTASGRTLKELEDWLHNLPGTSVDILRLAGLVGPGRHPGRFFAGKNAPDGQHGVNLVHLEDVVAAITLLLQAPKGGHIYNICAPTHPARNVFYPQMARLLGMAPPHFLDAPDSGKGKIIDGSRICNELGFEYQYPDPLVMPME, from the coding sequence ATGAAGAAGGTCGCAATTGTCGGTTTAGGTTGGTTAGGCATGCCGCTGGCAATGTCGCTGGCAGCGAGAGGCTGGCAGGTTACCGGCAGCAAAACCACCCTTGACGGGGTGGAAGCGGCCCGCATGAGTGGTATTGAAAGCTATCCGCTGCGTCTGGAGCCGGAGCTGGTCTGTGAAGCGGACGATCTTGACGCTCTGCTGGATGTCGATGCGCTGGTGATAACACTGCCTGCGCGTCGTAGCGGGCCGGGAGAGGATTTTTATCTGCAGGCGATGCAGGAGCTGGTCGACAGCGCGCTGGCTTATCGTATCCCGCGTATTATTTTTACCAGTTCGACGTCTGTTTACGGCGATGCGCAAGGCGTAGTGAAAGAGAATACGCCGCGTCATCCTGTAACGGCCAGCGGGCGTACGCTGAAGGAACTGGAAGACTGGCTGCACAATCTGCCGGGCACGTCAGTGGACATTCTGCGGCTGGCGGGATTAGTCGGCCCGGGACGCCATCCCGGACGTTTCTTTGCCGGAAAAAACGCGCCGGATGGTCAACATGGGGTCAATCTGGTGCATCTTGAAGATGTGGTCGCTGCAATTACCCTCTTGTTACAGGCGCCGAAAGGGGGGCACATCTATAATATATGTGCGCCGACGCATCCGGCACGCAATGTGTTCTATCCGCAAATGGCACGCTTGCTGGGAATGGCGCCGCCGCATTTTCTTGACGCGCCGGACAGCGGCAAAGGGAAGATTATCGATGGTAGTCGAATTTGTAATGAGCTTGGATTTGAATACCAATATCCCGATCCGCTGGTGATGCCGATGGAATGA